In Geminocystis sp. NIES-3709, a single genomic region encodes these proteins:
- the psbD gene encoding photosystem II D2 protein (photosystem q(a) protein): MTIAVGRAPERGWFDALDDWLKRDRFVFVGWSGILLFPCAYLALGGWLTGTTFVTSWYTHGLASSYLEGANFLTVAVSSPADVFGHSLLFLWGPEAQGSLTRWFQIGGLWPFVALHGAFGLIGFMLRQFEISRLVGIRPYNAIAFSGPIAVFVSVFLMYPLGQSSWFFAPSFGVAGIFRFILFLQGFHNWTLNPFHMMGVAGILGGALLCAIHGATVENTLFQDGEQANTFRAFEPTQAEETYSMVTANRFWSQIFGIAFSNKRWLHFFMLFVPVTGLWMSSIGIVGLAFNLRAYDFVSQELRAAEDPEFETFYTKNILLNEGLRAWMAPQDQPHEKFVFPEEVLPRGNAL; this comes from the coding sequence ATGACCATTGCAGTTGGCCGCGCGCCAGAAAGAGGGTGGTTTGATGCCCTTGATGACTGGCTCAAGAGAGACCGTTTTGTCTTCGTAGGTTGGTCAGGTATTCTTTTATTTCCCTGTGCTTACCTTGCATTGGGAGGTTGGCTAACTGGCACAACTTTCGTTACTTCTTGGTACACTCACGGTTTAGCCAGTTCTTACTTAGAAGGTGCTAACTTCTTAACTGTTGCGGTTTCCTCTCCTGCTGATGTTTTCGGACATTCTTTATTATTCCTTTGGGGGCCTGAAGCTCAAGGAAGTTTAACTCGTTGGTTCCAAATCGGCGGATTATGGCCTTTCGTAGCATTACACGGAGCTTTTGGTTTAATTGGCTTCATGTTACGTCAATTTGAGATTTCTCGTCTTGTGGGGATTCGTCCTTATAATGCGATCGCATTCTCTGGTCCGATCGCTGTATTTGTAAGTGTTTTCTTAATGTACCCTTTAGGACAATCTAGCTGGTTCTTTGCTCCTTCCTTTGGGGTAGCAGGAATTTTCCGCTTTATCCTATTTTTACAAGGTTTCCATAACTGGACTCTCAACCCCTTCCACATGATGGGTGTTGCGGGAATTTTAGGGGGTGCGTTACTTTGTGCTATTCACGGTGCAACAGTAGAAAATACCTTATTCCAAGATGGTGAACAAGCTAACACTTTCCGTGCTTTTGAACCTACTCAAGCTGAAGAAACTTATTCTATGGTCACTGCTAACCGTTTCTGGTCTCAGATTTTTGGTATCGCATTCTCTAACAAACGTTGGTTACACTTCTTTATGTTGTTTGTACCTGTCACTGGTTTATGGATGAGTTCGATCGGAATTGTCGGTTTAGCATTTAACCTCCGGGCTTATGACTTCGTATCTCAAGAGTTGAGAGCGGCAGAAGATCCAGAATTTGAAACTTTCTACACTAAGAACATCTTATTGAATGAAGGTTTACGCGCATGGATGGCGCCTCAAGATCAACCTCATGAGAAATTTGTTTTCCCTGAAGAAGTATTACCTCGTGGTAACGCTCTCTAA
- a CDS encoding FkbM family methyltransferase — protein sequence MVVFVSELKKEGFLDNIHFTIAIVGSRKMRNDDDYGDGIWQYFAPNLTIYGFDADEDACNIANQQLKEKGINWQEKHFPIALSDTVGECILYVTKGVDCTSLYVPNESYLSRFSVLNNHIKLDFSIEIETTTLDDFCQEKNIQNIDFLYLDIQGAELNVLQGAKNILSRSILGIQLEVEFASLYQKQPLFSDVDRALKNEQFSLFDLMTDHPMCRRPRSISPIYSSKKIGQLLWADALYLRDPLLENTPSFCQNYEQILKLACIADILEYPDYAVELFVYLAQKFPGNLDKTIKKILGHF from the coding sequence ATGGTAGTTTTTGTTTCCGAATTAAAAAAAGAAGGTTTTTTAGATAACATTCACTTTACCATTGCTATTGTCGGCTCTCGTAAGATGAGAAATGATGATGATTATGGAGACGGTATTTGGCAGTATTTCGCCCCTAATTTAACTATTTATGGTTTTGATGCTGATGAAGATGCTTGTAACATTGCCAATCAACAATTAAAAGAAAAAGGGATTAATTGGCAAGAAAAACACTTTCCCATTGCCCTTTCCGATACAGTAGGAGAATGTATATTATATGTAACCAAAGGAGTAGATTGCACTTCTTTATATGTTCCTAATGAGAGTTATTTGTCTCGTTTTTCTGTCTTAAATAATCATATTAAATTAGACTTTTCGATCGAGATAGAAACCACCACGTTAGATGATTTTTGTCAAGAGAAAAATATTCAAAATATTGATTTTTTATACTTAGATATTCAAGGAGCAGAATTAAATGTGTTACAAGGTGCTAAAAATATTCTCAGTCGATCGATTTTAGGGATACAATTAGAAGTAGAATTTGCTAGTTTATATCAAAAACAACCATTATTTTCAGATGTCGATCGAGCCTTAAAAAATGAGCAATTTTCTTTATTTGATCTGATGACAGATCATCCTATGTGTCGTCGCCCTCGATCTATTTCGCCCATTTATTCTAGTAAAAAAATAGGTCAATTATTATGGGCTGATGCTTTATATTTGAGAGATCCATTATTAGAAAACACTCCTAGTTTTTGTCAAAATTATGAACAAATTTTAAAACTAGCGTGTATCGCTGATATTCTTGAATATCCTGATTATGCAGTGGAATTATTTGTTTATTTAGCTCAAAAATTTCCCGGTAATTTAGATAAAACAATTAAAAAAATATTAGGACATTTTTAA
- a CDS encoding T4 RnlA family RNA ligase: MKIDMELQEYLRQEGLENLANNYHIKINRHQKYSHLICLKYSQIESPMSEKIVQQSRGIILDSANNWEIVSYAYDKFFNYGEPLAAEINWNHATVYDKLDGSLMVLYYYDNQWQVQSSGTADASGEVGAFSFTFAQLFWRVWQELNYPLPKQIDYCFSFELLTPYNRIVVQQNQNNLVLHGVRNVRTLQEENPQPWAEKYGFNLVKIFPLQNWQQITEACQNLNPLESEGYIICDTVKKHNNYNYNRVKVKSPRYVAWAHFRSSFSTRKMLEIIVNNEGDEFLAYYPEWTKMYQETMKKYNKLIDEIDIIYKKYQSISIQKDFALVVKNLPYSGILFALRSGKSNSIKEALANTSILKIEQLLDIKYIELGF, encoded by the coding sequence ATGAAAATTGATATGGAATTGCAAGAATATTTAAGACAAGAAGGATTAGAAAACTTAGCAAATAACTATCACATTAAAATTAATCGTCATCAAAAATATTCTCATCTAATCTGTTTAAAATATTCTCAAATTGAGTCTCCCATGAGCGAAAAAATTGTTCAACAAAGTAGAGGAATCATTCTTGATTCTGCGAATAATTGGGAAATAGTCTCTTATGCTTATGATAAATTTTTTAATTATGGTGAACCTTTAGCCGCTGAGATTAACTGGAATCATGCCACCGTTTATGATAAATTAGATGGCTCATTAATGGTGCTTTATTATTATGATAATCAATGGCAAGTTCAATCCAGTGGTACAGCAGATGCTAGTGGAGAAGTGGGTGCATTTTCTTTTACTTTTGCTCAGTTATTTTGGCGTGTTTGGCAAGAGTTAAATTATCCATTACCTAAACAAATTGATTATTGTTTTAGTTTTGAATTGTTAACTCCATATAATCGTATTGTTGTTCAACAAAATCAAAATAATTTAGTTTTGCATGGAGTGAGAAATGTAAGAACTTTACAAGAAGAAAATCCCCAACCTTGGGCAGAAAAATATGGATTTAATCTTGTTAAAATATTTCCTTTACAAAATTGGCAACAAATTACTGAGGCTTGTCAAAATTTAAACCCTTTAGAATCTGAGGGTTATATCATTTGCGATACTGTTAAAAAACATAACAATTATAATTATAATCGAGTCAAGGTAAAATCTCCACGCTATGTTGCTTGGGCTCATTTCCGTTCTAGTTTTTCTACTCGTAAAATGTTAGAAATTATCGTTAATAATGAAGGTGATGAATTTTTAGCTTATTATCCTGAATGGACTAAAATGTATCAAGAAACGATGAAAAAATATAACAAATTAATTGATGAAATTGATATAATTTATAAAAAATATCAATCTATTTCTATACAAAAAGATTTTGCCTTAGTTGTTAAAAATTTGCCCTATTCGGGAATATTATTTGCTTTGCGTAGTGGAAAATCTAACTCTATTAAAGAGGCTTTAGCTAATACTTCTATTTTGAAAATAGAACAACTTTTAGATATAAAATATATTGAATTAGGATTTTAA
- a CDS encoding AAA family ATPase yields MKKVVILQGLPASGKSTFAKNILLKEPGRWVRINKDLLREMAHASHWSPSNEKFIVKLRDHIILMALEEGKHVLIDDTNFGKNIEHIKGLVKGKAEVKINNSFLQVPVEECIKRDLKRANSVGKDVIMTMYNQFIVPKINPPEYNPNLPSAIIVDMDGTLAILHNRNPYDVSKCDQDWPNQPVLETIYKWQDSTNILVVSGRTDDGEELTEKWLQKYQVKYTNLYMRKTGDSRKDAIIKQEIYEQFIKDKYNIKFILDDRNQVVEMWRSLGLTVFQVAEGDF; encoded by the coding sequence ATGAAAAAAGTAGTAATTTTACAAGGATTACCCGCTTCAGGAAAATCAACTTTTGCTAAAAATATTTTATTAAAAGAACCGGGACGTTGGGTAAGAATAAATAAGGATTTATTACGAGAAATGGCTCACGCTTCTCATTGGTCTCCTAGCAATGAAAAATTTATTGTAAAATTAAGAGATCACATTATTTTAATGGCTTTAGAAGAGGGAAAACACGTTCTTATTGATGACACAAATTTTGGAAAAAATATTGAACATATTAAAGGATTAGTTAAGGGCAAAGCTGAAGTTAAAATTAATAATTCATTTTTGCAAGTACCTGTCGAAGAATGTATAAAAAGAGATTTAAAAAGAGCTAATTCTGTGGGAAAAGATGTAATTATGACAATGTATAATCAATTTATTGTTCCGAAAATTAATCCTCCAGAATATAACCCTAATTTACCATCAGCTATTATTGTTGATATGGATGGCACATTAGCAATTTTACATAATCGTAATCCCTATGATGTATCTAAATGTGATCAAGATTGGCCTAATCAACCAGTACTAGAAACTATTTATAAATGGCAAGATTCTACTAATATTCTTGTCGTTTCTGGAAGAACTGATGATGGCGAGGAATTAACAGAAAAATGGTTACAAAAATATCAGGTAAAATATACAAATTTATACATGAGGAAAACTGGTGATTCCCGAAAAGATGCCATTATTAAACAGGAGATTTATGAGCAATTTATTAAAGATAAATATAATATTAAATTTATTTTAGACGATCGAAACCAAGTAGTAGAAATGTGGAGAAGTTTAGGTTTAACGGTTTTTCAAGTAGCGGAAGGAGACTTTTAA
- a CDS encoding glycosyl hydrolase family 57: MIATSESKIFTQATNNLPSICGSEAKISALVNNNNLVYLPNTNLKLEEIKSGFACALHMHQPTIPAGENGALICNLQHMFNNQGDGDNHNAGVFAWCYSRMGEFIPQLIADGCNPRIMLDYSGNLLWGLQQMGRNDILDNLKKLACDSQYQPYVEWLGTMWSHAVAPSTPIPDLKLQIQAWQHHFASIFGEEALSRVKGFSPPEMHLPNHPDTLFEYIKALKDCGYRWLLVQEHTVERPDGSGLHHEQKYIPNRLVAKNSRGETISITALIKTQGSDTKLVAQMQPYHEAKTLGRQEINGISIPSCVSQIADGENGGVMMNEFPRGFQPLWYDLKNGSNVVGFNGTEYIELIEASGVNPHDYPICQPVGQHKIWAKVGDNITPVIVETAIADLNQNDHQFHMDGASWTNDLSWVKGYENVLEPMNKLSAMFHQKFDRLVAEDSTVTQRPDYQEALLYNLLVQTSCFRYWGQGTWTDYARELYRRGEELSK, translated from the coding sequence ATGATTGCTACATCAGAATCAAAAATTTTTACTCAAGCTACAAATAATCTTCCTTCTATTTGTGGTTCAGAAGCAAAAATATCCGCATTAGTTAATAATAATAATTTAGTATATTTACCTAATACTAATCTAAAATTAGAGGAAATAAAATCTGGATTTGCTTGTGCTTTACATATGCACCAACCTACCATTCCAGCAGGAGAAAATGGGGCGTTAATCTGCAATTTACAGCATATGTTTAATAATCAAGGTGACGGTGATAATCATAATGCTGGTGTTTTTGCTTGGTGTTATAGTCGTATGGGTGAATTTATTCCTCAATTAATTGCTGATGGTTGTAATCCTCGCATCATGTTAGATTATTCTGGTAATTTACTATGGGGTTTACAACAAATGGGACGCAATGATATTCTTGATAACCTGAAGAAACTTGCCTGTGATTCCCAATATCAACCCTATGTAGAATGGTTGGGTACAATGTGGTCTCATGCCGTTGCACCTTCCACTCCTATCCCTGATTTAAAATTGCAAATTCAAGCATGGCAACATCATTTTGCCTCTATTTTTGGAGAAGAAGCCCTATCAAGGGTTAAAGGTTTTTCTCCTCCTGAAATGCACCTTCCTAATCATCCTGATACCCTTTTTGAGTATATCAAAGCCCTTAAAGATTGCGGTTATCGTTGGTTATTAGTACAAGAGCATACAGTTGAACGTCCTGACGGTTCAGGTTTACACCATGAGCAAAAATATATCCCTAATCGTCTAGTGGCAAAAAATTCTCGTGGAGAAACTATTAGTATTACTGCATTGATTAAGACTCAAGGTTCAGATACTAAGTTAGTGGCACAAATGCAACCTTATCATGAAGCCAAAACTTTAGGCAGACAAGAAATTAATGGTATTTCTATTCCTTCTTGTGTCAGTCAAATTGCTGATGGTGAGAATGGAGGAGTGATGATGAATGAGTTTCCTCGTGGTTTTCAACCCTTATGGTACGATCTCAAAAATGGTAGTAATGTAGTAGGTTTTAATGGGACGGAATATATTGAGTTAATCGAAGCTAGTGGAGTTAATCCACATGATTACCCTATCTGTCAACCCGTCGGACAACATAAAATTTGGGCTAAAGTAGGAGATAATATCACTCCTGTCATTGTAGAAACTGCGATCGCAGATCTTAATCAAAATGATCATCAATTCCACATGGATGGAGCATCATGGACAAATGATTTAAGTTGGGTAAAAGGTTATGAAAATGTTCTCGAACCCATGAACAAATTAAGCGCGATGTTTCATCAAAAGTTCGATCGACTTGTAGCAGAAGATTCTACTGTGACACAACGTCCCGATTATCAGGAAGCCTTACTTTATAATCTCTTAGTACAAACCAGTTGTTTTCGTTATTGGGGGCAAGGTACATGGACAGATTATGCCCGTGAATTGTATCGTCGTGGTGAAGAACTCAGCAAATAG